A window from Brucella sp. BE17 encodes these proteins:
- a CDS encoding dihydroorotase, translated as MAETFDTILKGATIVNHDGTGQRDIGIRNGLIAAIGSLAGSSAGEAVDCTGLHILPGVVDSQVHFREPGLEHKEDLETGSKAAVLGGVTAVFEMPNTKPLTTSVETFEDKIRRGHHRMHCDFAFWVGGTRDNAKDVAELERLPGAAGIKVFMGSSTGDLLVDDDEGVRSILKNTRRRAAFHSEDEFRLKERENLRIEDDPSSHPVWRDEIAALQCTERLVRIAHETGARIHVLHISTAEEIEFLQNHKDVATCEATPHHLTLSADDYATLGNLIQMNPPVRDKRHRDGVWKGIDQGIVDVLGSDHAPHTLEEKQKPYPASPSGMTGVQTLVPIMLDHVNKGKLSLERFVDLSSHGPNRIFGMARKGRIAVGYDADLTIVDMKRVETITHAQAGSKAGWTPYDGKSVQGWPVGTFVRGIKVMWEAEITNAHKGEPVEFIEALPRS; from the coding sequence ATGGCCGAGACTTTCGACACGATCCTGAAAGGCGCTACCATCGTCAATCATGATGGCACTGGTCAGCGTGATATCGGTATACGCAACGGACTGATCGCGGCGATAGGTTCTTTGGCTGGAAGTTCTGCGGGCGAGGCGGTCGATTGCACGGGGTTGCATATCCTGCCCGGTGTGGTCGATAGTCAGGTTCATTTCCGCGAGCCGGGCCTGGAACATAAGGAAGATCTGGAAACGGGATCGAAAGCTGCCGTGCTGGGCGGTGTGACGGCGGTTTTCGAGATGCCCAACACCAAGCCGCTGACCACATCGGTTGAAACCTTTGAGGACAAGATCAGGCGTGGGCATCACCGCATGCATTGTGATTTTGCCTTCTGGGTTGGCGGTACGCGTGACAATGCGAAAGATGTGGCAGAGCTTGAGCGCCTTCCCGGTGCGGCTGGTATCAAGGTTTTCATGGGCTCATCAACCGGCGATCTGCTGGTTGATGATGATGAAGGCGTGCGCTCGATCCTCAAAAATACACGCCGCCGCGCAGCATTTCATTCCGAGGATGAATTCCGCCTGAAAGAGCGCGAAAACTTACGGATTGAAGATGATCCGTCCAGCCACCCGGTATGGCGGGACGAGATTGCAGCCCTTCAATGCACGGAGCGTCTGGTTCGCATTGCGCATGAAACAGGCGCACGCATTCATGTGCTTCATATTTCAACGGCGGAAGAGATTGAGTTTCTGCAAAATCACAAGGATGTTGCTACCTGCGAGGCGACACCGCATCACCTGACCCTTTCAGCCGATGATTATGCGACCCTCGGCAATCTCATTCAGATGAACCCGCCGGTGCGCGACAAGCGCCATCGTGATGGTGTCTGGAAGGGCATCGATCAGGGTATTGTCGATGTGCTGGGTTCCGATCATGCGCCGCATACATTGGAAGAAAAGCAAAAACCCTATCCTGCGTCCCCTTCAGGCATGACCGGTGTGCAGACGCTGGTGCCGATCATGCTCGACCATGTCAACAAGGGGAAACTGTCACTCGAACGCTTTGTCGATCTTTCGAGCCACGGCCCCAACCGTATTTTCGGCATGGCGCGCAAGGGTCGCATCGCGGTGGGTTACGATGCAGATCTGACCATTGTCGATATGAAGCGCGTCGAGACGATCACCCACGCACAGGCTGGTTCCAAAGCAGGCTGGACCCCTTATGACGGCAAGAGTGTGCAGGGCTGGCCGGTCGGCACCTTTGTGCGCGGCATCAAGGTGATGTGGGAAGCCGAGATAACCAACGCGCACAAGGGCGAGCCGGTCGAATTCATCGAGGCGCTGCCACGCAGCTGA
- a CDS encoding GFA family protein, whose product MTLDNSPIYSGGCQCGAVRFRVEGALGAASICHCRMCQKAFGNFYAPLVSIEDAKLEWTRNEPKRFQSSNHVQRGFCPQCGTPLTYEAPDGLALAIAPFDAPEEIHPTIQWGIENRLSYVNGLANLPFYTSERDPESIEFVKTMVSYQHPDHETDYSIGPKIG is encoded by the coding sequence ATGACGCTCGATAACAGTCCGATCTATAGCGGCGGATGCCAGTGTGGCGCGGTGCGGTTTCGTGTTGAAGGCGCATTGGGGGCTGCTTCCATCTGTCATTGCCGCATGTGTCAGAAGGCGTTTGGCAATTTCTATGCGCCGCTGGTGTCCATCGAGGATGCAAAGCTTGAATGGACACGCAACGAGCCAAAACGCTTTCAGTCGTCCAATCATGTGCAGCGCGGTTTTTGCCCGCAATGTGGCACACCGCTGACTTATGAGGCACCCGATGGTCTAGCGCTTGCGATTGCTCCGTTCGATGCACCGGAAGAAATCCATCCGACCATTCAATGGGGCATCGAGAACCGGCTTTCTTATGTGAATGGGCTTGCCAATCTTCCCTTCTATACGAGCGAGCGCGATCCTGAGAGCATCGAATTTGTGAAAACGATGGTGTCTTACCAGCACCCGGATCACGAGACAGACTACAGCATCGGCCCAAAAATCGGTTAA
- a CDS encoding NUDIX domain-containing protein has product MKTVAVIPVPLAVHGVSLICRREGRFLLVERGKEPWKGWLAFPGGSIEAGETPEQAALRELKEETALDAGRLSHVITVDLALEGKAYAKSYFLSVFRAFDLTGDEFPGDDAASIHWMSIEEMTHAHVTDSTLDVARDVARREDTQQ; this is encoded by the coding sequence ATGAAAACAGTTGCTGTCATCCCCGTCCCGCTTGCAGTGCATGGTGTCTCGCTGATCTGTCGCCGTGAAGGTCGCTTCCTGCTGGTCGAACGCGGCAAAGAACCGTGGAAAGGCTGGCTGGCTTTTCCAGGCGGCAGTATCGAAGCGGGCGAAACACCCGAACAGGCCGCACTTCGCGAACTCAAGGAAGAGACGGCACTTGATGCTGGCAGGCTTTCGCACGTAATTACAGTTGATCTGGCGCTTGAAGGCAAAGCTTACGCAAAGAGCTATTTTCTGTCCGTGTTTCGGGCCTTCGATCTAACGGGAGATGAATTCCCTGGCGACGATGCGGCATCCATTCACTGGATGAGCATCGAGGAAATGACGCATGCACATGTAACCGACAGTACGCTGGACGTTGCACGCGATGTTGCAAGGCGTGAAGACACCCAACAATAG
- the recO gene encoding DNA repair protein RecO: MEWRDEGIILGTRRHGETSAIVEVMTRAHGRHMGMVRGGRSRRMQPLLQAGNHVDLTWWARLDEHMGSFTIEPLGFAAARLIEAPVALYGIQLAAAHLRLLPERDAHRGLYETLRLIIEHFDDPLSSGELLLRFEVMLLEELGFGLDLKECAATGTRQDLIYVSPKSGRAVCREAGAPWADKLLSLPAFVNDTAIRASTYDDLDRAFKMSGFFFLRHVWEPRAQTPPDARSGFLNAISKALSLKQAG; the protein is encoded by the coding sequence ATGGAATGGCGCGATGAAGGCATCATTTTGGGCACGCGTCGTCATGGTGAAACCAGCGCCATTGTCGAGGTGATGACGCGCGCGCATGGCCGCCATATGGGCATGGTGCGCGGCGGACGTTCGCGGCGCATGCAGCCTTTGCTGCAAGCAGGCAATCATGTCGATCTGACATGGTGGGCGCGGCTGGACGAGCATATGGGGTCCTTCACCATCGAACCGCTGGGCTTTGCCGCAGCCCGCCTCATTGAAGCGCCGGTGGCACTCTACGGCATCCAGCTTGCCGCCGCCCATTTGCGACTGTTGCCGGAACGCGATGCGCATCGAGGTCTTTATGAGACACTGCGCCTCATCATCGAGCATTTTGACGACCCGCTCTCATCGGGCGAATTGCTCTTACGTTTTGAGGTGATGCTGCTCGAAGAACTGGGTTTTGGCCTTGATCTCAAGGAATGTGCTGCCACAGGTACACGACAGGATCTGATCTATGTCTCGCCCAAATCAGGCCGCGCCGTTTGTCGTGAGGCGGGCGCACCATGGGCGGACAAGCTCTTGTCGCTGCCCGCCTTCGTCAATGATACTGCTATTCGTGCTTCGACTTACGACGATCTTGACCGCGCCTTTAAAATGAGCGGTTTTTTTTTCCTGCGTCATGTCTGGGAGCCGCGCGCGCAGACGCCGCCCGATGCGCGGAGCGGTTTTCTCAACGCAATTTCAAAAGCGCTTAGCCTGAAACAGGCAGGCTGA
- a CDS encoding tyrosine phosphatase family protein, whose translation MSRIVVSPLSQLAQQIEKHRPSHVVTLTSGAVPLLPEGFEAHRLNLIFNDIVEPHDNLIMPDTNHVRQLFDFARLWDKQAPLLIHCYAGISRSTAAAYIVANALGPDQDEMALAQQLRALSPSATPNIRLVALADTILERNGRMERAIRTIGRGADAYEGECFSLPVSG comes from the coding sequence GTGAGCCGCATCGTCGTAAGCCCGCTCTCGCAACTGGCGCAGCAGATCGAAAAGCACAGGCCAAGCCATGTGGTCACGCTGACCAGCGGTGCCGTGCCGCTTTTGCCCGAGGGTTTTGAAGCGCACCGACTGAACCTCATCTTCAACGATATTGTCGAGCCGCATGATAACCTCATCATGCCTGATACCAACCATGTCCGGCAATTGTTTGATTTCGCACGCTTATGGGACAAGCAAGCACCGCTGCTCATTCATTGCTATGCGGGTATTTCACGCTCGACAGCCGCCGCCTATATTGTGGCAAATGCGCTTGGTCCCGATCAGGACGAAATGGCGCTTGCGCAGCAATTACGCGCTCTTTCGCCTTCCGCCACGCCCAATATCCGGCTTGTTGCGCTAGCCGACACCATCCTTGAGCGCAACGGCCGCATGGAACGAGCTATTCGCACGATAGGACGCGGCGCGGACGCCTATGAAGGCGAATGTTTCAGCCTGCCTGTTTCAGGCTAA
- a CDS encoding folate-binding protein YgfZ codes for MTMAREMINLSNRALVHVTGEDAEKFLQAVITTNLDLLGADELKPGALLTPQGKILFDFLVSRIEGGLRFDMPGEIAEGFCKRIALYRLRAKAEISQLAESLVSVCWENDSVASQSDSIKRDSRFPMEKNVLRLYGCQGESDHEAAWIKLRAEYGIAEGTADFAYSDVFPHDVNFDQTGGVSFPKGCFVGQEVVSRMQHRGTPRRRVLVAHSQTTLPLPGTPITTDGRTIGNLGSSADGLGLALVRIDRVKEAIDAGTPILAGDASLQLSLPPAVRFTFPETEADKA; via the coding sequence ATGACGATGGCTCGTGAAATGATCAATCTTTCCAACAGGGCGCTTGTGCATGTCACCGGCGAGGATGCCGAAAAATTCCTGCAAGCGGTGATCACCACCAATCTCGATCTTCTGGGCGCAGATGAATTGAAACCCGGAGCATTGCTGACACCGCAAGGCAAAATCCTGTTCGATTTTCTCGTCTCGCGCATTGAAGGCGGCCTGCGTTTCGACATGCCGGGGGAAATCGCTGAGGGTTTTTGCAAGCGCATTGCGCTTTATCGGTTGCGTGCCAAAGCCGAAATTAGCCAATTGGCTGAATCCCTTGTCAGTGTTTGCTGGGAAAATGATTCTGTTGCTTCACAAAGTGATTCAATCAAGCGTGACAGCCGCTTTCCCATGGAGAAAAATGTGCTGCGTCTCTATGGTTGCCAAGGCGAAAGCGACCATGAAGCGGCATGGATAAAACTTCGCGCCGAATATGGTATTGCCGAAGGCACAGCCGATTTCGCCTATTCGGACGTCTTCCCGCATGATGTCAATTTTGACCAAACTGGCGGAGTTTCGTTTCCCAAAGGCTGTTTTGTCGGACAGGAAGTCGTTTCACGCATGCAGCATCGCGGCACACCGCGCAGGCGTGTGCTGGTCGCGCATTCTCAAACCACTCTGCCCCTACCTGGCACCCCCATCACGACGGACGGACGCACGATCGGTAATCTTGGCAGTTCCGCTGATGGACTGGGACTGGCACTGGTGCGCATCGATCGCGTGAAAGAAGCCATTGATGCAGGCACACCCATTCTTGCAGGCGACGCGTCCTTGCAGCTTAGCCTGCCACCTGCTGTCCGTTTCACGTTTCCTGAAACTGAAGCGGACAAGGCCTGA
- the cimA gene encoding citramalate synthase, with amino-acid sequence MARERIYIYDTTLRDGQQTPGVDFSVEDKKSIVALLEELGVDYVEGGYPGANPTDTAFFKQRQTARAKFTAFGMTKRAGVSTSNDPGLASLLQAHADAVCFVAKSWDYHVRLALGCTNEENLESITESVTAARMAGREALVDCEHFFDGYKANPAYALACAKAAYAAGARWVVLCDTNGGTQPSEIASIIQAVKAVVPGESLGIHAHNDTEQAVAVSLAAIDAGVRHVQGTLNGIGERCGNANLISLIPTLVLKPYWSERFELGVKPAALKSITRISRSFDDILNRSPTEQAPYSGTSAFATKAGIHASALLKEPQTYEHVPPETVGNTRRVMVSDQGGKSNFIAELERRGIRVAKNDVRLDTLITLVKEREAEGYAYEGADASFELLARNMLNPQPEFFRVDSFRCLVERRFDSNGMLKTVSEAVVKVEVDGEMHMSVAEGHGPVNALDIALRKDLGRYQAEIEDLELLDFKVRILNGGTAAITRVLIESGDATGARWRTLGVSDNIIDASFQALMDSVNFKLMKNRSLAGLVAAE; translated from the coding sequence ATGGCACGCGAACGCATCTATATCTACGACACGACCCTCAGAGATGGACAACAAACACCCGGCGTTGATTTTTCTGTCGAGGACAAAAAGTCGATTGTTGCGCTGCTCGAAGAGCTGGGCGTTGATTATGTCGAAGGCGGCTATCCGGGTGCCAATCCGACCGATACGGCTTTTTTCAAGCAGCGGCAGACAGCGCGGGCAAAGTTCACAGCCTTCGGCATGACCAAGCGCGCGGGTGTTTCCACTTCCAATGATCCGGGACTTGCAAGCCTGTTGCAGGCGCACGCCGATGCGGTGTGTTTTGTCGCCAAAAGCTGGGATTATCATGTGCGTCTGGCGCTTGGCTGCACCAATGAGGAAAATCTGGAATCCATCACCGAGTCTGTTACGGCGGCACGCATGGCGGGGCGTGAGGCGCTGGTTGATTGCGAGCATTTCTTCGACGGCTATAAAGCCAATCCCGCCTATGCGCTTGCCTGTGCAAAGGCGGCTTATGCCGCAGGGGCGCGCTGGGTGGTGTTGTGCGACACAAATGGCGGCACGCAGCCCTCTGAAATAGCGAGCATCATTCAGGCGGTCAAAGCCGTGGTTCCGGGTGAAAGCCTTGGCATCCATGCCCATAACGATACGGAACAGGCGGTTGCCGTCTCACTTGCTGCCATTGATGCCGGTGTGCGGCATGTGCAAGGCACGCTCAACGGGATCGGCGAGCGTTGTGGCAATGCCAATCTCATCTCACTTATCCCGACGCTGGTTCTCAAACCTTATTGGTCTGAACGTTTCGAGCTTGGTGTCAAACCGGCAGCACTGAAAAGCATCACCCGCATTTCACGTAGCTTTGACGATATCCTCAACCGTTCGCCCACCGAGCAGGCACCTTATTCGGGAACGTCGGCATTTGCGACTAAGGCAGGCATTCATGCCTCGGCCTTACTCAAAGAACCGCAGACCTATGAGCATGTGCCGCCGGAGACGGTTGGCAACACGCGCCGCGTCATGGTCTCGGATCAGGGCGGCAAGTCGAATTTCATCGCCGAACTGGAGCGGCGGGGCATTCGCGTGGCGAAAAACGATGTGCGGCTCGATACGTTGATCACGCTGGTTAAGGAGCGTGAGGCCGAGGGCTATGCCTATGAGGGGGCGGATGCGAGTTTTGAGTTGCTGGCGCGCAATATGCTCAATCCGCAGCCCGAATTTTTCCGCGTCGATTCGTTCCGTTGTCTGGTCGAGCGGCGGTTTGACTCAAATGGCATGCTCAAAACCGTCTCCGAAGCGGTCGTCAAGGTCGAGGTTGACGGCGAAATGCATATGTCGGTTGCAGAAGGCCATGGCCCCGTCAATGCGCTCGACATCGCACTGCGCAAGGATCTCGGACGCTATCAGGCGGAGATCGAGGATCTCGAACTGCTCGATTTCAAGGTACGTATTTTGAATGGTGGTACTGCAGCCATCACGCGCGTGCTGATCGAATCCGGTGACGCCACAGGTGCACGCTGGCGCACTCTTGGTGTTTCCGACAACATTATCGATGCATCCTTTCAGGCCCTGATGGATTCAGTCAATTTCAAATTGATGAAAAACCGTTCTCTTGCCGGACTTGTCGCTGCTGAATAG
- the cysS gene encoding cysteine--tRNA ligase, protein MMAQTPNLRLYNTLTRTKEDFVPIDAKNVRMYVCGPTVYDFAHIGNARPVIVFDVLFRLLRHVYGAENVTYARNITDVDDKINARAARDYPDLPFNEAIRRVTESTNAQFQADVSALGNLAPTVQPRATEHMDEMRAMIERLVTVGVAYVAEDHVLFSPSEMNRLKGPRYGALAKRSLDEMLAGARVDVASYKRDEMDFVLWKPSKEGEPGWSSPAGIEVLGRPGWHIECSAMSMAKLLEPFGGGLKCDDPEKNRFDIHGGGIDLVFPHHENEIAQSCCAFGTERMANLWMHNGFLQVEGQKMSKSLGNFITIRDVLNNGLPQLGEWDDVAARDRWVGLAARLSMLQTHYREPINWTGQRLAESADELRRWYGLLRDESFEAPAALSLADEMAEALSDDLNTWAAITVLRKSFKEKNAGALGEGLVLMGLFDKHFVTARNLPLFARAEVDVAAIEQRVAERLQLIQEKKWEEADRIRDALLAEGVQLKDGKHPDTGERITTWDVVG, encoded by the coding sequence ATGATGGCTCAAACGCCAAACTTGCGTCTTTACAATACGCTCACGCGCACGAAGGAGGATTTTGTCCCCATCGATGCCAAAAACGTGCGCATGTATGTCTGCGGCCCCACCGTCTATGATTTCGCCCATATCGGCAACGCGCGTCCGGTCATTGTCTTCGACGTGTTGTTCCGGCTTTTACGCCACGTCTATGGCGCTGAAAACGTCACTTATGCCCGCAACATCACCGATGTTGATGACAAGATCAATGCGCGTGCGGCGCGTGATTATCCCGATTTGCCGTTTAACGAGGCGATCCGCCGCGTCACCGAAAGCACCAATGCGCAGTTCCAAGCCGATGTGAGCGCACTCGGCAATCTGGCGCCAACAGTTCAGCCGCGTGCCACCGAGCATATGGATGAGATGCGAGCTATGATCGAGCGGCTGGTCACGGTCGGCGTGGCTTATGTGGCGGAAGATCATGTGTTGTTTTCGCCCTCGGAAATGAACCGGCTCAAAGGCCCGCGCTATGGTGCGCTGGCAAAACGCTCGCTCGATGAAATGCTGGCGGGCGCACGCGTGGATGTCGCGTCCTACAAGCGTGACGAAATGGATTTCGTGCTCTGGAAGCCATCGAAAGAGGGCGAACCGGGCTGGTCGTCACCGGCGGGGATCGAGGTGCTCGGTCGTCCGGGCTGGCATATCGAATGCTCGGCCATGTCGATGGCCAAGCTTTTGGAACCTTTTGGCGGCGGGTTGAAATGCGACGATCCCGAAAAGAACCGTTTCGACATACATGGTGGCGGCATCGATCTGGTTTTTCCGCATCATGAAAACGAGATCGCGCAATCCTGCTGCGCTTTTGGTACCGAGCGCATGGCCAATCTGTGGATGCATAACGGCTTTCTTCAGGTTGAAGGTCAAAAAATGTCGAAATCGCTCGGCAATTTCATCACCATCCGCGATGTGCTCAACAATGGCTTGCCACAACTGGGGGAATGGGATGATGTCGCTGCCCGCGACCGATGGGTAGGACTTGCCGCACGGCTCTCCATGCTGCAAACCCATTATCGCGAGCCGATCAATTGGACTGGGCAGCGTCTGGCTGAATCGGCAGACGAATTGCGCCGCTGGTATGGTTTGCTGCGCGATGAGAGCTTTGAAGCACCTGCAGCCCTGTCACTGGCAGACGAGATGGCGGAAGCGCTTTCGGATGATCTCAATACGTGGGCTGCAATTACCGTTTTGCGCAAATCCTTCAAGGAAAAGAATGCGGGCGCACTGGGTGAGGGGCTCGTGCTGATGGGGCTTTTCGATAAGCACTTCGTGACGGCCCGAAACTTGCCGCTGTTTGCCAGAGCCGAGGTGGATGTTGCGGCGATCGAACAAAGGGTAGCTGAGCGGCTGCAACTCATACAAGAAAAGAAATGGGAAGAAGCCGACCGCATTCGCGATGCGCTTCTGGCCGAAGGTGTTCAGTTGAAGGACGGCAAGCACCCTGACACCGGCGAACGCATCACTACATGGGATGTGGTAGGATAA
- a CDS encoding hydrolase, with protein sequence MSKSEKQPRQDSLVEKYREIGPAALAAALLNTARRNHEKRKANQRPSILAVKKPV encoded by the coding sequence ATGTCCAAGAGTGAAAAGCAACCGCGTCAAGACAGCCTGGTCGAGAAGTATCGTGAAATCGGTCCAGCAGCGCTTGCCGCAGCGCTGTTGAATACTGCGCGGCGCAACCACGAAAAGCGCAAAGCCAATCAGCGACCATCAATTCTTGCCGTCAAGAAACCTGTCTGA
- a CDS encoding SOS response-associated peptidase, with translation MCGRFSLTASRDELEAFLAAMIPEDFPPRYNIAPSQPILAIHRAETPPVGSNRPDRIGTLVRWGFVPSWVKDFNDWPLVFNIRSETAGEKNSFKAALNHRRALIPASGFYEWRREGKDRAQPYWVRPRHGGVVAFGALMETWSTAEGSEIDTGGMLTTSANGLLKPIHHRMPVVVKPEDFTRWLDCKNVLPRDVADIMRPVHDDFFEVIPVSDKVNKVSNTTPDLQDRVEEREAQQLVPQSRKKEPEKDGSDGQLFMF, from the coding sequence ATGTGTGGACGTTTTTCATTAACAGCGAGCCGGGACGAACTGGAAGCCTTTCTTGCGGCGATGATCCCCGAGGACTTTCCGCCGCGCTACAATATTGCGCCGAGCCAGCCGATCCTTGCCATCCATAGAGCCGAAACGCCTCCTGTCGGCAGCAACAGGCCCGACCGCATCGGAACGCTGGTGCGTTGGGGGTTCGTGCCGTCATGGGTGAAAGATTTTAATGATTGGCCGCTGGTGTTCAATATTCGCTCGGAGACGGCGGGCGAAAAGAACTCTTTCAAGGCAGCGCTCAATCATCGTCGGGCGCTTATCCCCGCCTCGGGATTTTATGAATGGCGGCGTGAGGGAAAAGACAGGGCGCAGCCCTATTGGGTGCGTCCGCGCCATGGCGGGGTGGTAGCCTTTGGTGCCTTGATGGAAACATGGAGCACTGCCGAAGGATCAGAGATCGATACGGGCGGCATGCTGACGACCAGCGCCAATGGCCTTTTAAAGCCAATACATCATCGCATGCCGGTGGTGGTCAAGCCGGAGGATTTTACGCGCTGGCTGGATTGTAAAAATGTCCTGCCGCGTGACGTTGCAGATATTATGCGCCCCGTGCACGACGATTTTTTTGAAGTGATCCCTGTTTCGGACAAGGTCAACAAGGTCAGCAATACCACGCCCGATTTGCAGGACCGGGTGGAGGAGCGAGAAGCGCAACAGCTTGTGCCGCAAAGTCGCAAAAAAGAGCCGGAAAAGGATGGTTCCGACGGTCAGCTTTTCATGTTCTGA
- a CDS encoding HD family hydrolase: MAVADKSSGAVRAWQRMLSGRRLDLLDPSPLDVEIEDIAHGLARVARWNGQTLGTHAYSVAQHSLLVETIFNRLLSDASVEWQMLALLHDAPEYVIGDMISPFKAVMGGNYKLIEAGLERAIHLRFSLPAIVPAALKKLIKRADQVAAFFEATRLAGFSEAEAIKYFGRPRGFDPTGLDLTPRPTQEVQDDFLGRFRMLEQAHKAKT, translated from the coding sequence ATGGCGGTTGCAGACAAATCATCGGGCGCGGTGCGTGCCTGGCAACGCATGTTGTCGGGACGCAGGCTTGATCTGCTTGATCCCTCACCGCTCGACGTGGAAATCGAAGATATTGCGCACGGGCTTGCGCGTGTTGCACGCTGGAACGGCCAGACCCTTGGCACGCACGCCTATTCGGTGGCGCAGCATTCTCTGCTTGTTGAAACGATATTCAATCGCTTGCTGTCGGATGCAAGCGTAGAATGGCAGATGCTGGCGCTACTGCATGATGCACCGGAATATGTGATCGGCGACATGATCTCGCCCTTCAAGGCAGTGATGGGCGGCAATTACAAGCTGATAGAGGCGGGATTGGAACGCGCTATCCATTTACGCTTTTCGCTGCCTGCAATCGTTCCCGCAGCGCTTAAAAAGCTTATCAAGCGCGCCGATCAGGTGGCCGCGTTTTTTGAAGCCACGCGACTTGCAGGATTTTCAGAGGCGGAGGCCATCAAATATTTCGGACGTCCACGCGGCTTTGATCCGACCGGGCTCGACCTGACGCCACGCCCGACCCAAGAGGTGCAGGATGATTTTTTGGGCCGCTTCAGGATGCTTGAGCAAGCGCATAAGGCGAAAACGTGA
- a CDS encoding TIGR02301 family protein has product MRLLRKYLCMLAACLSVASPALSQEVPYEGKILRLAEILGSLHYLHNLCGETGSEWRNRMDAIIVAEKPGEDEKLRLISSFNHGYRVFSDNYTRCTASAHAAINRYMQEGEHLSNEIISRYGN; this is encoded by the coding sequence GTGCGGCTTTTACGAAAATATCTATGCATGCTTGCGGCATGTCTTAGTGTGGCAAGCCCTGCTCTGTCGCAGGAAGTGCCGTATGAAGGCAAGATATTGCGGCTCGCGGAAATTCTCGGATCGCTCCATTACCTGCATAATCTGTGCGGCGAAACCGGAAGTGAATGGCGTAATCGCATGGACGCGATTATCGTCGCCGAAAAGCCGGGCGAAGACGAAAAATTACGGCTGATATCCAGTTTCAACCATGGCTACCGCGTTTTCAGCGATAATTACACGCGCTGCACTGCATCCGCGCACGCGGCGATCAATCGTTATATGCAAGAAGGCGAGCACTTGTCGAACGAGATCATTTCGCGCTATGGAAATTAA
- the rarD gene encoding EamA family transporter RarD, with translation MTDQPLSTPRLSDGAKGFLLAFGAFLLWGGALPFYLKLVGHLSAMEVVAHRVVWSVPVALVLLVLLGQWHVIVDAFRRPRLLAMAALTAALITINWLVYVWAVAHDQVVGAALGYYINPLFNVILGGLFLGERLSKVQYIAVGFAVAAVLLLTFNAGGLPWVSLVLPITFGLYGFFRKSLPMQPLQGFTLEVLILSVPATAYIIWLVATGQDHFFAGLASNVGLLLLAGPFTAVPLILYAGGAKLLRYTTIGLMQYMTPTMLFLFAIFIFNEPFSFTQLIAFMLIWSGLALYTWSMFSEHRRNRAHVTTTAEL, from the coding sequence ATGACCGATCAGCCCCTATCTACGCCCCGCCTTTCCGATGGGGCAAAAGGTTTTCTGCTGGCTTTCGGTGCCTTTCTGCTCTGGGGCGGAGCGCTGCCATTCTATCTGAAGCTGGTCGGGCATCTTTCAGCTATGGAAGTGGTCGCGCATCGTGTGGTCTGGTCAGTGCCGGTGGCTCTTGTACTGCTCGTGCTGCTGGGACAGTGGCACGTGATCGTGGACGCTTTCCGCCGTCCGCGCCTTCTTGCCATGGCGGCACTGACTGCTGCGCTGATCACGATCAACTGGCTTGTTTATGTCTGGGCCGTTGCACATGATCAGGTTGTCGGTGCTGCACTCGGCTACTACATCAATCCCTTGTTCAACGTCATTCTGGGTGGCCTTTTCCTCGGCGAAAGGCTGAGTAAGGTGCAGTATATAGCCGTTGGTTTTGCTGTTGCGGCCGTGCTGCTGCTGACATTCAATGCAGGCGGATTGCCCTGGGTGTCGCTGGTGCTGCCGATTACATTCGGTCTTTACGGTTTCTTTCGCAAGTCGCTTCCCATGCAACCCTTGCAGGGCTTTACGCTGGAAGTTCTGATACTCAGCGTTCCGGCAACCGCATATATTATCTGGCTAGTCGCAACCGGACAGGATCATTTCTTCGCAGGGCTGGCGTCCAATGTTGGTCTGCTGTTGCTTGCCGGGCCGTTTACCGCAGTTCCGCTCATTCTTTATGCGGGCGGCGCAAAGCTCTTGCGTTATACGACCATTGGCCTCATGCAATATATGACGCCAACCATGTTGTTTTTATTCGCGATTTTCATTTTCAACGAACCGTTTTCGTTCACACAGCTCATCGCCTTCATGCTGATCTGGAGCGGACTTGCACTCTATACATGGTCGATGTTTTCAGAGCATCGCCGCAATCGTGCGCATGTCACGACGACTGCCGAACTTTGA